Sequence from the Argentina anserina chromosome 7, drPotAnse1.1, whole genome shotgun sequence genome:
GCATTTAAATGCCAGAAGTGGAACCCGTACGTACATCTTTCAAAGAATCTCCTCATTAATAAAATTAGGAAAAGAATATCATAGCAGATTGTGGCCTGACATAAACTTAGGAGCCTGATGAAGATCTTATAATCTAAACATGGGGCAGTATTGCAGTGCAGTACATTTGATAGAAAGTGACCAACAACAACATGCATAGTTTCACATTTCTAATGGTCAGTAAAAATTCTACAGCTTGATTAAAGTGGATTTTGTTTTAGAAACTCCAAGTCCTCCGAGTATCAGTACCCGCAAAGAACAAGATAGTGGACACCCATGGCCTAATTATAGAAAATCTACCTCATCATCAAGTGATCAGCTGACAACTTCAAGCCTTGGGACTACTGCaacatttcaagaacaagaaggCAGTGCAAATACCGCAAGAGGTAAAACAGCAGTCCCACCTCCAATTGCATGGAGGCAAATGAGGGATCATAAGGAAACATACAACGCTGTGAGCCAAGATGAACCTAAACAACACAGCTACAAGAATGATTGGATTGGAGAATTTCAAGCAGATGAGGATTTTAAGAATTCAATCTGCACATTTTGCAATAATCAGCGGCCAAAGATTGGATGGAAGAGAGATTTTACTTATGCAGAACTTCAAGCTGCTACTGATAACTTTTCTGCAAAGAACTATCTATCTGAAGGTGGATTTGGTTCAGTCTACAAAGGTGAACTGAATGGAATGAAGATTGCTGTAAAGCAGCATAAAAATGCAAGCTTccaaggagaaaaagaatttAAGTCTGAAGTTCATGTACTCAGCAAGGCAAGACATGAAAATCTGGTTATGCTATTAGGTTCATGTTCGGAGGGAAGACAGAGGCTCCTTGTCTACGAATATGTTTGCAACCGTTCTTTGGATCAGCATTTATCAAGTAAGAAGAAAACAAGCTATACTAGAAATGTTTGCTTCTGAAGCTTCTGCCAATTGACATGAAATTTGTTCCTCAATACTGGCTGTTACAGCATAGAGAAGTCCAACAGTGAAATAAtctttattgaatttgtgcaGCACATGCCTCCAGACCTCTCAGTTGGGATAAGAAGATCAAGATCGCCACTGGGGCTGCAAAAGGGTTAAAATATCTGCACGAGAACAACATCATCCATAGGGACGTGAGACCAAACAACATTCTCGTGACGCATGATTATGAATCCCTGGTAAATAAATCAGATATGACTGCAGTTAACACTGACTATATCATGATGTACTAGTTAGTTATGTAGATTAATCAACACGAAGCTATTTTTTTCAGTATCATACAATTATTTCACAAGAAATCATATATTAAACATCAgttactaattttttttgtggggTTAGTAGTTACTAGACTCAATAATTTGTGCaggaagaacataaattttaCTCAAAGTGACTTTCTGTATtgcatttatttattattagttTGGTAATCTGCTCTAAGAGCAGATTTCAGGAAAAGTGTTTCAGCGATATGAGCAGATTTTATTATTCAGACTCTTAGATGAACCTCCTCATTTAAGCAAACAAGCAGATTCTTTTTGAACCTCCTTGCATCAAAGCAAACTAACATGTTTTATGTAATAGCTGGGAGACTTTGGCCTCGCAAGAACTCAACATGAGGACCCGGATCAATCATCAGACACAACAAGAGTTGTCGGAACTTTGGGATATTTGGCACCAGAATATGCAGAAAGTGGAAAAGTGTCAACCAAGACAGATGTTTATGCTTTCGGGGTCATTCTGTTGCAGCTTATCACAGGAATGAGGCCTACAGACAAGAAGCTAGGAGGGAAAAGTCTTGTGGGATGGGTAAGAAGTTCCATACTGCAATTTTTTGGGATATTACATAGTCGTATAACATGCCTAAGAGATGATATGAGAATAAATACTCCTTTACCGcagacaaaagaaactaacttTACTGATTATCAAATATAACAAGAAAGAGCAGGATTCTAGACTTCCAGTGTGGTAGTATATTACTTCATGTGCACAATAATTAAGCCAGTCTGTAACTTTTTCTCAGGCAAGACCACTATTGAAAGAAAGGAATTATCCAGATTTAATTGATCCAAGGAATGTAGATGCGCATGATGTGCACCAACTATACTGGATGGTTCGGGTAGCAGAGAAATGTCTCACCAGGGATCCTCAGAAGAGATTAACAATGGATAAGGTGCGTCCAAATGATTGAGCAGACTAAGAAAACATGCAAGTCCTTCACAAATGCATTAAGGGAAATATGGTTAGGAATCAGTTGGATGCATGGATATAATCTGGAACAGGAATAATGTATGACTATAAAATGTGGGATAACATGACAGTATCAAATTTGTAAGAAACAGTAGGGTGCGGATTATAAATAAGTGAAACAAAATGTAGGACTAACAGCATTGGTATTGTGAAACAGATTAACTTCAACCACTGAATATAAATTCCTCTTTATGAGTTTTTATGTTAGCTTATGAATCAAACTAACACATGCATGCAATTTATGAGCTTGTTGTTTTCATGTAATGGCAGGTAGCAAATGCTTTAGATCACCTGAATGAAGCCAACCAAATGTGTATCATTGGAGACTTCTCCCCAGCACATTCGGAATCTGCTGGAAGCGTACCAGACTCTATTGAGTCACATGGTGAAGGGGACAATTACATTAGTATAGACATCACTCCCTCAGGAAGCTACATGAATCACACAACCGGAAAACTATTGCCAATATCGCCTTCCCCTCCATCAACAAGTTCAGAAAGGTCATGCTTTTCTACTGTGTCAGAGCAATCCACCTTGGATAGCAGTGAAAGTGTTGAAGAGAAGAGATAAATAACAGAAACAATGGTACAGTAACTTTCTAGTTGGTGTCCAAACTGGTGATGGCCTAGTTCAGGACGATCCAGATGAGAATTAGAGATACAGGGCTGTCTTTGCTGGAACAGCTTTCCGATCTCTAGAGACTCAGGGAACTATTTGGCTTGCTTCTTATTGCCGAATACTGTGAtagtttgatattgatttCACAGTGGATCATGTCATGTAAGTTTATAATGTCTGCAATAATTGTCAACATGCATTATGCAGAGATTTctctttatatgttttttgttgGTTAGTTTCAATAAGTCTACAAATTGAGCAATACTCTAAGTGCATATTCTCAGAGCGATGAATAATCTAGTTCCTCTATATAACTCCTAGCGCATGCATTCCCAATAAACTGAACACTACCAATCCAAAGCTCACATATTCAGCACACATTATAGAGAATATAATATGCTTATATGCAATTACCAATGTACTACAAAATGTAACAAAACCATTAACATGTAAAGTTATGTAGAGCTCTTCAAAAACTAGACTACTAGACAATTGATTTATTGCGTAATTTATTGAAGTAGCAGAATATCAAATATTGGGTTTTCATTAATCTTCGTATTGAATCATAAAGATGCAATCTTTGGAAAGtagaattgaatttgatagaaaATGAAGAGATGGGCATCGTGCATTAAGAGCCAGATATGAAAGCATCGATTTTTGGAACAGCAATGGTGGAACAGATAAGCAGAAGGGAGCTTCTATTCCTACCTCTAAAATTGGTATTTAGATCTCTTTAGTAATTAGACCTCCGATTTACTTTGACAAATAACTAAAATGCTATTTAGACCTCCCCAGTTTTCCTAAAATGCCCATAGTCccataaaatcaataaaactctattttttatttaaaaattcatTCAAACCTATTATAATTCAATTGATTCAAACCTATTATGACTATTTCGAGTCGCTGAAACTTGAATAGAATCactatataataaatttatatacaaTTCATAACAACAAACGGACAAATCATAATAAACTGGAAgaataaaaaactaaaaattttaaaaaataaacgtCTACAAAGTGAGATAAAATATGTGAATTATTGAAAACGATAATATTATAGTTTAGCTAGATATTCCTTCGTTTGAAATTATtattgtaagaaaaaaaattaggaaaTCAGATGTATTATATTAATTCTTTGttttaatgtttatttttatatttatatattggtaatttcatatatattgacaAAGTCAACACTAACTTGGAAAAAGTAAGAGGTCTAAGTACTATTttaggaggtatgaatagaagctctcTAAGCAGAATGATGTTACTTGAAGAATTTCAAGTTCCAACTCGTCATCAAATTCAGTGCTGCTGTATAAACTTTTAATTGTCTGTATTAGTTAGTGGAAACTCATCACTCAACAACGGCCTATTAGCTCAACTGGTTAGAGCGTCGTGCTAATAACGCAAAGGTCATAGGTTCGAGACTTGTATGGgccaaatttcttttttttgtgttctctttctttctaactTTCTAGCTCAGTACGTTGCTTGATTCTACTGCAAGGCTATTCTGTTCCGGCACTCATGTACTGTTGATATAGCTCATGTGATGTTCCTTATGGTTAGCTTGTACATGACTACGAACAGGTTCATGCATAACACTGGTTCTTGAATGTTGCTAACtagggtttggtttggttcaTAAGAAGCCAATTAATGCCTCTTGATTCACTTGGTTTCTTTTCGATTTCATTTATTCGGATATGTAGGAAAAACAATATGAATTGAAGAATTGATTCCATTGTCCCAATTGTCCACACTTGAAAAGTCTCGTttgtaggaaaaaaaaaagactggAAAGTCTCGTTCTCTGACATAGCATAAATATGTCATTTTTATTGACATAGTGCCCTCACATGTTTCAGAATTTTAATCTCAATAATGAAAACCCTATGATATGAGCCCTAGAGCCCTCCTAGGTAAAGAATGATGCTCATTTTTAGCTCATTGATACAATTTGGAATTGTAGGATTCAGTAGGCaaatctgagtttaaaataaaaagaggaTAGCGTTGCAGCTTTTCTATAAGCTCTAGGAAAGTTGGTCTTTTGGGATTCTATTAGGACTTGTATAATAGACTTGGTCTATTAGGTTTACGAGTCATAAACCATGTTGTATCAGCAAcccctattgatataaataggaGTTGCAAGGGGGTTTCTAAGGATAAGGCAGAAAGTACAGAAAACTAGGAGCCAAGGGTGATAGAGAGATCTAGCAAAGGGTTGGGAGTAACATGGGGATTTCAATAAGTGCTTGTAATCAAGTTGTTATTCTCCATAGTGCTAGTGATTCTCAGGAGAGATCACACAGGCGACATAGGCGTTGCCAAACCTCTATTAATTGTTCTGTGTGCTgtgttttatgttttcaagTTCATCTCTTAGCTTTGCTTATAGCATAAAGTACCTAGTAAAAGATCCAGAGGTGTCTCCACAACatgtggtatcagagctggtTTACTTTTGCGATGGAGAACATCAAAGGCTTGGTCGAAGCAGAAGATGTGAGTACGTCAATTGAGCCCTTCAATGGCAAAGATGACTTCACGCTTTGGAAAAGGAAGATGAAATGTGTCCTGATTCAACAAGGTCTGTATGAGGCTATTCTCATGTCAGAAAATAAGGCAAGTGATATCGCAAACAAAGTTTGGCAGAAGATGGATGAGAGGGCAATGAGCTTTATGGAGCTACAACTAGCTGATGATGTATTGCTTGATGTATTGCTTGATGTATTGGCTAGTGGTAGTGAGAATATGAGAAGCAAAGAAACCTGGGATTTTCTTCAGAAGATTTACGTGGACAAGGTTCATATTGGTGAGAATATAGACAACAACAAGACATTGGATGTCAAGGAGGTTGACGTGGATAAACTCTTCTTGAAAGATGAACTCATAGCCTTCAGATGGAAGAATGCATGAAGCTGCGAATCGAGCAAGAGAGTGTTCTTTGGTTTCAGGTAAG
This genomic interval carries:
- the LOC126803444 gene encoding inactive protein kinase SELMODRAFT_444075-like, which codes for MAAEAQKIVVIQDASKDLVSSGTIQSVLQHLSHNPGDELTLLAVLHQVNNPSTLAGRLLGYRTKMDSSSVFGTNQKVIEEEIERKTEEYRNKVEIIMISQICESAEIKFNMEVLAGSSPKMVAANAAKRLGATWVILDRQMKKDKQFFMENLTCGISRMKRNSSVEKLRGPKLTETSNPVPDNRSKSASRRRIKEHVRYDEMIPGSPDEELSPKKTPSPPSISTRKEQDSGHPWPNYRKSTSSSSDQLTTSSLGTTATFQEQEGSANTARGKTAVPPPIAWRQMRDHKETYNAVSQDEPKQHSYKNDWIGEFQADEDFKNSICTFCNNQRPKIGWKRDFTYAELQAATDNFSAKNYLSEGGFGSVYKGELNGMKIAVKQHKNASFQGEKEFKSEVHVLSKARHENLVMLLGSCSEGRQRLLVYEYVCNRSLDQHLSTHASRPLSWDKKIKIATGAAKGLKYLHENNIIHRDVRPNNILVTHDYESLLGDFGLARTQHEDPDQSSDTTRVVGTLGYLAPEYAESGKVSTKTDVYAFGVILLQLITGMRPTDKKLGGKSLVGWARPLLKERNYPDLIDPRNVDAHDVHQLYWMVRVAEKCLTRDPQKRLTMDKVANALDHLNEANQMCIIGDFSPAHSESAGSVPDSIESHGEGDNYISIDITPSGSYMNHTTGKLLPISPSPPSTSSERSCFSTVSEQSTLDSSESVEEKR